The Chthoniobacterales bacterium genome contains the following window.
CGAGGCTTATCTCAATCTCGCCCCCTACGGCCGGAATATTGAAGGCGTCGGCGCAGCCAGCGAGATTTATTTTTCCAAAAACGCGGCGCGGGTGACCTCGGCCGAAGCGATCGCGTTGAGCGTCATTCCGCAAAGCCCCACCCGGCGCGCGCTGGTGGCCGGCAGCGAGAACGCGCGGGTGACCAATGCGCAACAACGCTGGTATTCGCGGTCTACGACGAAGGAAGCGCCCGCGCTCACGTTCCGCGCGGAAGCGCGCATCCGCCAGCAACTGACGGCTCCCCATTTCGTCCAGGAGATTCTGGAAACCAGAACCGCCAAAACGGAAATCGCCACGACTCTCGATCTGTCGCTTCAACAGATGCTCGAAAAACGGGTGAGCGATTACATCGCGCAGAACCGCGACCGCGGAATCGTGAATGCTTCCGCGCTGTTAATTGATTTCAACACGATGGAAGTCCTGGCGCAAATCGGCTCCTCCGATTTTGCCAATACCGAGATTCACGGACAGGTCGACGGAACGCGCCGGCCCCGCTCGCCCGGCTCGACCTTGAAGCCATTCGTCTACGCGCTCGCGCTCGACCAGGGGAAAATTCATCCGCTCAGTTTGTTGAAAGACGCGCCCCATACCTTCGGAGATTACAATCCGGAGAATTTTGATCGCGAATTCCTTGGGCCGATCCGCGCCTGCGACGCCCTGGCGCGGAGCCGGAACGTCCCGGCCGTGACGCTCGCGTCGGATCTCGCGCATCCGACCTTCTACGAGTTCCTGCGCAACGCGGAAGTTTCGCTCCCCAAGCCGGCCTCGTTCTACGGCCTTTCGCTGCCGCTCGGCGGCGCGGAGGTGACGATGGAAGACCTCGTTCGACTCTATGCCGCTTTGGCGAATGGCGGACGCCTCCAGCCCCTTCGCCGAATCGTGAATGAACCCCCAACCACGGCCCCTGTCCGGCTGGTCACGCCCGAAGCCGCTTTCCTTACCCTCGACATGCTGGGGAAAATTCCGCGTCCGGGGATGACAGAGGCGGAATCCGCCCGGCATTCGCCGGTCTTTTGGAAAACCGGCACGTCGCATGGGTTCCGCGACGCCTGGTCGGTTGCCGTTTTCGATCATTACGTGGTGGCGGTTTGGATCGGCAATTTCGACGGCAAACGAAACTCAGCTTTCATCGGACGCACGGCCGCGGCGCCGTTGCTGTTTCAGATGATAGATGGATTGCGCGCCCTCCAGCCCTCACGTGCCGAGCCTCACTTGCCGGCGCCGGGACTAAATCTGAAACGGGTCGAGTTTTGTTCCGTCTCCGGTCAACTGCCTACCGCGGCCTGTCCGCACCGGACGGAAAGCTGGTTTATCCCCGGGATTTCACCGATCGCGACGTGCGATATTCATCGCGAAATCCTCGTCGACGCCACCACCGGGCTCCGCGTGGCGCAGGACGATGGCACCCGATCGCTGCGACGAGAGGTCTATGAGTTTTGGCCGTCAGATTTGCTGGCACTCTTTGAACGCGCGGGAGTTCCACGGCGATTGCCCCCACCGTTCCTTTCCACGGCGGACAATGAGCTCGTGGCGCGCGGCGGCCACGCGCCGAAGATCAATTTACCGGCGAACGAGATGACCCTCTCGCATACTGCCACGAACAGCACCGTCATTCCCCTTCGAGCCGAAACCGAAAGCGGAGTGCGAAAACTTTACTGGTTCGCCGACAAGACCTTCCTCGGCGCCTGCGACGCCCACGAAGTCCTGGCCTGGAAACCGGCCCCCGGCACCTACCAACTTACCGCGCTCGATGATCACGGCCGCTCGGCCTCGCGCGCGGTGATTTTACGATAAATCGCGCAACCATCGACACCGGCTACGGTTCTTCGCTATAAGAACCGCATGGGCAAGCCGGAGACAGCGCAATGCCTGATCTGTGGGCAGACCAAGTCCACTCGCAACGGCACGATCGGCGAAGTCGTCCGGCCATCGCTCTCGGAGTTCATCCATAAACACGCGCCGCAGTGGGACGGCAAAGGTTTTATCTGTTTCGACGATCTGGGAAAATTCCGGCGCGATTACGTAAAGGAAGTTCTGCACGAGGAGATCGGCGAGCTCTCCGCCCTCGACCAGGAAGTCGTCGAGAGCCTCCAGCAGCACGAGATCCTCTCGAGCGACATCAGCAAACAATTCGAGAAAAAGCTCACGGTCGGCGAGCGGCTCTCCGATACGATCGCGGCCTTCGGCGGAAGCTGGACGTTTATCATCATCTTTGGCGTCGTCCTTTTGCTTTGGATCGTGGTGAACAGCGTGTTCCTCGCCACGAAGGCCTTCGACCCGTATCCCTACATTTTGATGAACCTCATCCTCTCCTGCCTCGCGGCGATGCAAGCGCCCATCATCATGATGAGCCAGAACCGCAGCGAAGCGCGCGACCGTTTACGGGCCGAAAACGACTACAAAATTAATCTCAAGGCCGAGCTGGAAATCCGGCATCTCCACGAAAAAATCGATCATCTATTGCGTAAACAATACAACCGCCTCTTCGAGATTCAGCAGATCCAAATCGAATTGCTGGAAGAACTGGGACAGAAACGGCGGCGATCGACGGCTTCCTCGAGCGTGCAGACGCCGGCTGTTTAGATTTCCATTGAAGTGCGCGCGGCGACGCAGGAGCGTTACGCCCCATGTCCCGCGAATACACGCTCCAACGCGCGCCGCACGCGACGTCGATCAGCATCGATTACGCGGCGGAGCTGAATGAGCAGCAGCTCGCGGCGGTGACGGCTTCGCCCGGGCCGCTGCTGGTGATTGCCGGCGCGGGAAGCGGTAAGACGCGCACGTTGACTTATCGCGTGGCCTATTTGCTGGAGAACGGGATCGACCCGCGCAACATCCTGTTGCTCACGTTCACGAACAAAGCCGCCAGGCAAATGCTCGATCGGGTGACGAATCTGCTCCCGGTCGATGCCAGCGGACTCTGGGGCGGGACCTTTCATTCCATCGGCAACCGAATGCTGCGACGGCATGGAAGCGCGCTCGGTTATTCCAGCGGGTTCACGATCATGGATCGCGAGGACCAGAAGGATCTCATCGACACCGTCGTGGCGGCGGCAGGAATTAACCCGAAGGAGATCCGGTTCCCGAAAGGCGATGTTCTCGCGGAAATTTTTAGTTTCGTCGTCAACACCGAGACGCCGATCGACGCGTTGCTCGCGGAGAAGTTTCCGTATTTCCTGCCGCTACTCGATCAAATCAAAGATGTCCACGCGCGTTACGAGAAGAAGAAGAAGAACACCAACTCGATGGACTTCGACGACTTGCTCGAGAAGACGCTGCGAATGCTGATCGAGCACGAACACATCGCGGATTTTTATCGGCGCCAGTTCCAGTTCATCCTCGTGGACGAATACCAGGACACGAACAAGATCCAGGCGGACTTTATCGATACCCTCGCGGCCGAGCATCGCAATGTGATGGTGGTGGGCGATGACGCGCAATCCATCTACTCCTGGCGCGGCGCAAATTTCAAAAACATCCTGGCCTTTCCCGAGCGGTATCCTGACGCGCAAGTGTTCAAGATTGAGCTGAATTACCGGAGCGTTCCGGAGATTCTTCAGGTGGCGAACGCGGCGATCGCGGCGAACGTGAAACAATTCCGGAAGGAACTGGCGGCGACGCGTTCGAGCAATTCATTTCGGCCGGCGGTGGTGGGATTGAATGATGGCAGCGAACAGGCGCGGTTTGTGGCCCAGCGAATCCTGGAGCTGCGCGATGAAGGCGTGGAACTCAACGAGATCGCAGTGCTTTACCGGGCCCACTATCACGCGATCGAGGTACAGCTCGAGCTTTCCCGGCGAGGGATTCCGTATCTCATCACGAGCGGTGTTCGGTTCTTCGAGCAGGCCCACGTGAAGGACGTGACGTCGTTCATCCGGTTTGTGGCCAATCCGCGGGACGAGGTCGCTTTCAAGCGGATGGTGAAATTGCTGCCCGGTATCGGCAACAAGAGCGCGGACAATTATTGGCGGGCTTGGGAGAATGGGTTTGGCGATTTGGAGCCGGCGCGCCTCCGCGCCGCTGAGATCGACGCGGCAACACAGCGGCCCGAGGGCGGACCGGCTCCAAATTTTGGAGACTTGCTTCGCAGAATTCCCGTTGGGGCGAAGTCAAAAAAGTCGTGGGAACAGCTCGCGCACACGCTCGACGAGATCGCCCCTGGAGGAAAACCGAATCCGCCCTCGGAAATGATCACGTCGATCGTGGAAGCCATTTACGACGATTACGCCAAGGCGAACTTCACCAACTACGAGCTGCGGCGGGAGGACTTGAATCAGCTCGCCGCCTTCGCCCGCCAGTTCAAGGACGTTGACGAATTCCTTTCCCAACTCGCGTTGATCAGCAACATCGACGCGGAGCCGGCGCTCGATCAATCGACCGACACCGAGGCGGTCAATCTTTCATCCGTCCACCAGGCGAAAGGGCTCGAGTATCACACCGTCTTCGTGATTTGGCTGACTGACGGAATGTTCCCGAGCACGCGCTCCCTGGAAACGCGAGACGCGATCGAGGAGGAACGTCGCCTGTTTTACGTGGCCATCACGCGCGCCCGGGACGAACTTTACCTCACTTTCCCGCAGATGCGCCTGAGCGGCGGCTTCGGCGACATTTTTCAGCGCCCGTCCCGTTTCCTGAAAGAAATCCCGAACCAATTGATCGAGGATTGGCAGATACGCAGACAATGACGAAGCCCGAATGACCCGTAACGCAGACTGCGCAGCAGGCGAGGCCGGGCTTTCCAATGTCGAAATAATGCCGAAGCCCGAAATCCGAAACAGCTTCGCCGCCCGATTATTCGTCACTCAGCCATTCATTCGTCATTTTTCTCCTCATGTCTCCTTCGCCTGAACGCAAAATCGCCGGCGTCCTCGCTCCGTTGTTCGCGCTTCGGACCGAAACCGATCTCGGCATCGGCGATCTCGACGGGTTGCGGCAGTTCATCGATTGGGCGGCGGAAATCGGGTTCAAGCTCGTGCAGCTGTTGCCGATCAACGAAATGGGCGGCGATCACAGTCCCTATAACGCGATCAGCGCCGTCGCCATTGAGCCGACGACGCTTCACCTGGCGCCGGGCACGCCGGAGGATCTGACGCGGGATGATTATGACGAAGTGGTCAGCAACTTCGATCTCGAGCGCTTGCGCCACGGCCCGGTGAAACATGGCCGCGTCCGCAAATTGAAGATGGCGTTGCTGGAAAAAGCGTATCAGCGGTTCGCGCAAAACGACAAAAGCCGGGAGGCGTTTGAAGCCTTCTGCCAAACCGAAGCGCCCTGGCTCGATGACTACTCGCTCTTCCGAGCGTTCATGGAGAAAAACGCCGGGCACGAAACGTGGGATCGCTGGCGGGAGGAACACCGGCGCGCTGACTCAGCGCGGGAATGGCTGCAATCGCAGCCGGAGAAAAAGCGAACCCAATTCGAAGATCGCAGAAGATTTTACCGCTACGTTCAATGGATCGCCGAGCAGCAGTGGCAAGGCATCAGGTCTTATGCGGAACAACGAGGGGTCGCGTTGATGGGGGACATTCCCTTCGGCGTCAATCTCTACAGCGCGGACGTTTACTCGCATCCGGACCAATTTGCGATCGACTGGTCGGGCGGCGCGCCGCCGGAACCCTACTTCAAGGACGATGAGTTTACCCAAAAGTGGGGCCAAAACTGGGGCATCCCGCTATATCGGTGGGATGTGATGCGGACCCGCAACCTCGATTGGTGGCGATGGCGCGTCCGCGGTGTCCGCAAGATCTTTCATGTGTTTCGGATCGACCACGTTCTCGGCTTCTATCGCATCTACGCTTTTCCCTGGCGACCGGCGAAAAACCAGGAATTCCTGCCGCTGTCCTGGGACGCGATGCGC
Protein-coding sequences here:
- a CDS encoding UvrD-helicase domain-containing protein; protein product: MSREYTLQRAPHATSISIDYAAELNEQQLAAVTASPGPLLVIAGAGSGKTRTLTYRVAYLLENGIDPRNILLLTFTNKAARQMLDRVTNLLPVDASGLWGGTFHSIGNRMLRRHGSALGYSSGFTIMDREDQKDLIDTVVAAAGINPKEIRFPKGDVLAEIFSFVVNTETPIDALLAEKFPYFLPLLDQIKDVHARYEKKKKNTNSMDFDDLLEKTLRMLIEHEHIADFYRRQFQFILVDEYQDTNKIQADFIDTLAAEHRNVMVVGDDAQSIYSWRGANFKNILAFPERYPDAQVFKIELNYRSVPEILQVANAAIAANVKQFRKELAATRSSNSFRPAVVGLNDGSEQARFVAQRILELRDEGVELNEIAVLYRAHYHAIEVQLELSRRGIPYLITSGVRFFEQAHVKDVTSFIRFVANPRDEVAFKRMVKLLPGIGNKSADNYWRAWENGFGDLEPARLRAAEIDAATQRPEGGPAPNFGDLLRRIPVGAKSKKSWEQLAHTLDEIAPGGKPNPPSEMITSIVEAIYDDYAKANFTNYELRREDLNQLAAFARQFKDVDEFLSQLALISNIDAEPALDQSTDTEAVNLSSVHQAKGLEYHTVFVIWLTDGMFPSTRSLETRDAIEEERRLFYVAITRARDELYLTFPQMRLSGGFGDIFQRPSRFLKEIPNQLIEDWQIRRQ
- a CDS encoding DUF1003 domain-containing protein, with amino-acid sequence MGKPETAQCLICGQTKSTRNGTIGEVVRPSLSEFIHKHAPQWDGKGFICFDDLGKFRRDYVKEVLHEEIGELSALDQEVVESLQQHEILSSDISKQFEKKLTVGERLSDTIAAFGGSWTFIIIFGVVLLLWIVVNSVFLATKAFDPYPYILMNLILSCLAAMQAPIIMMSQNRSEARDRLRAENDYKINLKAELEIRHLHEKIDHLLRKQYNRLFEIQQIQIELLEELGQKRRRSTASSSVQTPAV
- a CDS encoding 4-alpha-glucanotransferase is translated as MSPSPERKIAGVLAPLFALRTETDLGIGDLDGLRQFIDWAAEIGFKLVQLLPINEMGGDHSPYNAISAVAIEPTTLHLAPGTPEDLTRDDYDEVVSNFDLERLRHGPVKHGRVRKLKMALLEKAYQRFAQNDKSREAFEAFCQTEAPWLDDYSLFRAFMEKNAGHETWDRWREEHRRADSAREWLQSQPEKKRTQFEDRRRFYRYVQWIAEQQWQGIRSYAEQRGVALMGDIPFGVNLYSADVYSHPDQFAIDWSGGAPPEPYFKDDEFTQKWGQNWGIPLYRWDVMRTRNLDWWRWRVRGVRKIFHVFRIDHVLGFYRIYAFPWRPAKNQEFLPLSWDAMREKTGGAFPQFYPRDDSTWENGEANRREGEDYLRVVLEESRDTRVVGEDLGTVPDYVRPSLRSLGIAGFKIPQWENYPDGRTISGNDYQRLSVATYATHDHKPVRALWEDALEKTTAETEQARNDLAKIAHFAGISPPQPGQDYDRDFYGPIMEALFRCESWIALVMITDLMARKDRFNVPGTAASSNWSRRMVKTIAGLKQSRRVRQRMQIIRELLEKAGRIS
- the pbpC gene encoding penicillin-binding protein 1C; its protein translation is MKTTARNRWIRRAVFFTMVVAALWLALPKPPLLEGIDFSTRVRDRNGNVLRVTLTADQKYRVWTPLKEISPELVDATLRFEDKYYGKHPGVNPVSLLRATWNLAFSRGTHAGASTITMQVARLRYHLRTRTFSGKLRQIVYALELERHYAKTQILEAYLNLAPYGRNIEGVGAASEIYFSKNAARVTSAEAIALSVIPQSPTRRALVAGSENARVTNAQQRWYSRSTTKEAPALTFRAEARIRQQLTAPHFVQEILETRTAKTEIATTLDLSLQQMLEKRVSDYIAQNRDRGIVNASALLIDFNTMEVLAQIGSSDFANTEIHGQVDGTRRPRSPGSTLKPFVYALALDQGKIHPLSLLKDAPHTFGDYNPENFDREFLGPIRACDALARSRNVPAVTLASDLAHPTFYEFLRNAEVSLPKPASFYGLSLPLGGAEVTMEDLVRLYAALANGGRLQPLRRIVNEPPTTAPVRLVTPEAAFLTLDMLGKIPRPGMTEAESARHSPVFWKTGTSHGFRDAWSVAVFDHYVVAVWIGNFDGKRNSAFIGRTAAAPLLFQMIDGLRALQPSRAEPHLPAPGLNLKRVEFCSVSGQLPTAACPHRTESWFIPGISPIATCDIHREILVDATTGLRVAQDDGTRSLRREVYEFWPSDLLALFERAGVPRRLPPPFLSTADNELVARGGHAPKINLPANEMTLSHTATNSTVIPLRAETESGVRKLYWFADKTFLGACDAHEVLAWKPAPGTYQLTALDDHGRSASRAVILR